One window of Dyadobacter sandarakinus genomic DNA carries:
- a CDS encoding sensor histidine kinase, with translation MSKRRIYWTLQILGWTLLVMFEYVPYALEFGFELSVFYTAIANILLGICLTHVYRLVIRRWNWSSLPLPRLALRVIGSVLLLGLIMTLVNQPMDREVLEYNLLNQPLVFWGYYANWCKNLLAWILSYTVYHYIEQTRLAGYEKIMLKMSMREAEAKVLRSQLNPHFTFNALNSIRALVYEDPSKAQLSITQLSNILRNSLLADRRKTVDLQEELRTVEDYLELEKVRYEDRLKYTITTNPQAIYWQVPPMMLQTLVENGIKHGVSKEVRGGFIDLQCDIDNDLLVIHIMNSGQLGTTESGGVGLKNTAERLSILYGKGASFRIFQEKEGVVCSEVKIPMLSESVMAAGEESKSGN, from the coding sequence ATGTCCAAAAGGAGGATTTACTGGACTCTTCAGATCCTGGGGTGGACCCTCCTGGTTATGTTCGAATACGTACCCTACGCACTCGAATTCGGATTTGAACTGAGCGTTTTCTACACGGCCATCGCCAATATTCTGCTCGGAATCTGTCTTACACATGTTTACAGGCTGGTCATCAGGCGATGGAACTGGTCATCGCTTCCTTTGCCCCGGCTGGCGCTGCGGGTAATCGGCTCGGTACTGTTGCTTGGACTGATCATGACGCTGGTGAACCAGCCCATGGATCGGGAGGTGCTCGAATACAACCTGCTTAATCAGCCGCTCGTTTTTTGGGGGTATTATGCCAACTGGTGCAAAAACCTGCTTGCGTGGATTCTTTCCTATACCGTGTACCATTACATTGAGCAAACACGGCTTGCGGGGTATGAGAAGATTATGCTGAAAATGTCCATGCGGGAGGCCGAAGCCAAAGTGCTGCGCTCGCAGCTCAATCCCCATTTTACATTCAATGCATTGAACAGCATCCGGGCGCTGGTGTATGAAGATCCCTCGAAGGCGCAGCTGAGCATTACGCAGTTGTCGAACATACTGCGCAACTCCCTGCTCGCCGATCGCCGCAAAACAGTTGATCTGCAGGAGGAGCTCCGCACGGTTGAAGATTACCTTGAACTGGAAAAAGTCCGCTATGAAGACCGTCTGAAATATACCATCACAACCAACCCGCAGGCTATTTACTGGCAGGTGCCGCCCATGATGCTGCAGACCCTGGTTGAAAACGGTATCAAGCACGGCGTGTCGAAGGAAGTACGAGGGGGTTTTATTGATCTTCAGTGCGATATTGACAATGACCTGCTCGTCATCCACATCATGAACTCGGGCCAGCTTGGTACTACGGAGTCGGGTGGGGTAGGGCTTAAAAATACGGCCGAGCGACTGTCCATCCTGTACGGGAAAGGTGCTTCTTTCCGGATTTTTCAGGAAAAAGAAGGTGTGGTTTGCTCTGAGGTAAAAATCCCGATGTTGTCCGAAAGTGTGATGGCGGCAGGAGAGGAAAGCAAGTCGGGTAACTAG
- a CDS encoding histidine phosphatase family protein: protein MKRKSIYLIRHGETDFNRRGVVQGSGVDSLLNEWGEAQAAAFFNAYQHVPFDKIYTSDLKRTHQTVRGFIRQGIPHESYAGLNEISWGIREGREPNTGDNNYYRELVTAWRNGQVDLAAEEGESPVQVRERQISVINTILSRPHERNILVAMHGRAMRVLLTTLFEQPLEKMDQYEHSNLCLYKINYAYDTGKFELEVSNDITHLLSLEIPQTL, encoded by the coding sequence TTGAAAAGGAAGTCGATATACCTCATTCGCCACGGTGAAACCGATTTTAACCGCAGAGGCGTAGTTCAGGGAAGCGGGGTTGATTCTTTGCTTAACGAATGGGGAGAAGCCCAGGCGGCCGCGTTCTTCAATGCTTACCAGCATGTTCCTTTTGATAAAATATATACTTCCGACTTAAAGCGAACACATCAGACTGTCCGCGGGTTCATCAGGCAGGGGATCCCTCACGAAAGTTATGCAGGCCTCAATGAGATTTCATGGGGAATACGTGAAGGCCGCGAGCCCAACACGGGTGATAACAATTACTATCGCGAACTCGTGACTGCCTGGCGCAACGGTCAGGTAGACCTGGCTGCCGAAGAAGGAGAAAGCCCCGTGCAGGTCCGCGAGCGGCAGATTTCCGTCATCAATACGATCCTTTCGCGTCCGCACGAGCGCAATATCCTGGTGGCCATGCACGGCCGCGCCATGCGGGTGCTGCTGACCACGCTTTTTGAGCAGCCGCTTGAAAAGATGGACCAGTATGAGCACAGCAATCTTTGTCTATACAAAATCAACTACGCTTACGACACCGGAAAGTTTGAGTTGGAAGTATCCAATGACATCACGCATTTGCTTTCTCTCGAAATTCCCCAAACTTTGTAA
- a CDS encoding hotdog fold thioesterase produces MFNTSVTIETLHELGRHTIAHRIGIEFTEITSDYLIARMPVDARTHQPFGILHGGASVVLAETLGSIASYLVLPDPSKQHAVGLEINANHLRPVREGFVYGKVTAIHVGRTTHIWDIRITNEEQKLVCISRLTVAIVDADR; encoded by the coding sequence ATGTTTAACACTTCGGTAACGATTGAAACGCTCCATGAACTCGGCAGGCACACGATCGCTCATCGTATTGGAATAGAATTTACGGAGATTACCAGTGATTACCTGATTGCCAGAATGCCCGTGGATGCACGCACCCACCAGCCCTTTGGCATTCTGCACGGAGGAGCCTCCGTGGTACTGGCTGAAACGCTGGGCAGCATTGCTTCCTACCTCGTCCTGCCCGATCCGTCAAAGCAGCATGCGGTGGGACTGGAAATCAATGCGAACCATCTGAGGCCTGTCCGCGAAGGATTTGTATACGGAAAAGTGACCGCCATCCACGTGGGACGTACCACACATATCTGGGATATCCGGATTACCAATGAAGAACAGAAACTGGTATGCATAAGCCGGCTTACCGTCGCTATTGTAGATGCCGATCGTTAA
- a CDS encoding chorismate-binding protein, with amino-acid sequence MFSVQTDTRLSLFEGLQPNELWKASKELGFPAALWKLPFSNEVKLLISLREGARKCQPELDKLSPGFLMAAFDRNGGDDVLFLEGDIILSFAEDLSIRQVENALGEEHPDVQKLVSLAESVSADTVSKTPVHYTVPGGASGSRERYERIVALAVAAIKQNHFKKVVLSRTKDLPYSDHFQPARAFYKLAKAYPHAFVSLVSLPEQNEMWLGASPEALVQQTSDGIFRTMSLAGTQKARNDAGDLIPRFDIRWGEKEIGEQALVSRYIVECFKKIRLREYTETGPRTTLAGNLYHLRTDFEVDTRALNFPELASVMLSLLHPTSAICGVPKAPSLDFLRKVEGYDRSFYSGFLGPAQVSGDTHLFVNLRTVRFKDGVATFFAGAGITEDSVPEREWEETELKCETLLKVIATEL; translated from the coding sequence ATGTTTTCAGTTCAGACAGACACCAGGCTTTCATTATTTGAAGGATTGCAGCCGAATGAGTTGTGGAAAGCGTCAAAAGAACTTGGATTTCCCGCTGCTTTATGGAAGCTTCCTTTTTCCAATGAAGTAAAACTACTGATCTCGCTCAGGGAAGGCGCCCGCAAATGCCAGCCCGAGCTCGATAAATTATCGCCAGGCTTCCTGATGGCAGCTTTTGACCGGAATGGTGGCGATGACGTCCTTTTTCTGGAAGGCGACATTATCCTGTCATTCGCAGAGGATCTTTCCATCCGGCAGGTCGAAAATGCCCTGGGAGAAGAGCATCCCGACGTGCAAAAACTTGTCAGCCTTGCCGAATCAGTTTCCGCCGATACGGTCAGCAAGACGCCCGTCCACTATACAGTTCCCGGAGGTGCCTCTGGCAGCAGGGAGCGGTACGAGCGGATTGTAGCGCTGGCAGTTGCCGCTATCAAACAGAATCATTTTAAAAAAGTAGTGCTTTCAAGAACGAAAGACCTGCCCTACTCCGACCATTTTCAGCCTGCCCGTGCTTTTTACAAGCTCGCAAAGGCTTACCCGCATGCATTTGTATCCCTGGTGAGCCTGCCCGAACAAAATGAGATGTGGCTTGGCGCCAGCCCTGAGGCTCTGGTGCAGCAGACCTCCGACGGTATTTTCAGGACCATGTCGCTGGCCGGTACGCAAAAAGCCCGCAATGATGCAGGTGACCTTATTCCCCGGTTTGACATACGTTGGGGTGAAAAGGAGATCGGAGAGCAGGCGCTTGTGAGCCGCTATATTGTTGAATGCTTTAAAAAAATCCGTTTACGGGAGTACACCGAAACAGGTCCGCGCACCACGCTGGCCGGTAACCTGTACCATTTACGGACGGACTTTGAAGTCGATACCCGGGCATTGAATTTCCCCGAGCTGGCGTCCGTGATGCTCAGCCTGCTGCATCCTACCTCGGCCATCTGCGGGGTACCAAAAGCGCCCAGCCTTGATTTCCTCAGGAAAGTTGAAGGGTATGACCGGTCTTTTTACAGCGGTTTCCTGGGGCCTGCACAGGTTTCCGGCGACACCCACCTTTTTGTCAACTTGCGCACCGTCAGGTTCAAAGACGGGGTGGCTACGTTTTTTGCAGGAGCGGGCATTACCGAGGATTCGGTTCCGGAAAGGGAATGGGAAGAAACGGAACTGAAATGCGAGACGCTGCTGAAAGTAATCGCTACGGAGCTTTAA
- a CDS encoding efflux RND transporter periplasmic adaptor subunit: MNAAVFRSVITDIKHPRHYLSAALISGTLLVTFSCGEKKDTFQQKGSGGPTMVDVIVVKSQQVNDQVEVNGTVVANEFAELRPEVSGILTFLHVPEGKTVQKGTVIARINNADLVAQLDKSKIQLDLAETTEKRLKQLVAINGINQADYDLAVNQVNTLKADMVYTQALIDKTIIRAPFTGVIGLRKVSEGAYVTPNNIIATIQQLSDLRIDFTVPESYQKYIAKGGTVEVALDQSNRQNARIIALEPQVNETTRNITVRAVLTSGNTSPGSFAKVYLRSNNNKPSILVPTNSIIPEAQSKKVVTVKGGKATFVTVETGDRLADVVEVTKGLQQGDTVVVSGVLFARPDAPVKVRSVRNLKVAGK, encoded by the coding sequence ATGAATGCAGCCGTTTTCAGGTCTGTTATAACAGATATCAAGCATCCGAGACACTATCTATCAGCAGCTTTAATATCGGGTACGCTCCTCGTTACTTTTTCTTGCGGTGAAAAAAAGGATACCTTCCAGCAAAAAGGCAGCGGCGGCCCTACCATGGTTGACGTGATTGTAGTCAAGTCACAGCAGGTGAATGATCAGGTGGAAGTAAATGGCACGGTTGTCGCAAACGAATTTGCCGAACTACGCCCGGAAGTAAGCGGGATCCTTACGTTCCTCCACGTGCCCGAAGGAAAAACTGTTCAGAAAGGCACGGTGATTGCAAGGATCAACAATGCCGACCTGGTGGCCCAGCTCGACAAGTCGAAAATTCAGCTTGATCTTGCCGAAACTACGGAGAAGCGATTGAAGCAGCTGGTGGCCATCAACGGAATTAACCAGGCCGACTACGATCTGGCAGTAAACCAGGTCAATACGCTCAAAGCAGATATGGTATACACACAGGCATTGATCGACAAAACGATCATCCGCGCGCCTTTTACAGGTGTGATCGGCTTACGGAAAGTAAGCGAAGGCGCCTATGTGACCCCCAACAATATCATTGCAACCATACAGCAGCTTTCTGACCTGCGCATTGATTTTACAGTACCCGAAAGTTATCAGAAATATATTGCAAAGGGTGGTACCGTGGAGGTAGCCCTCGACCAGAGCAATCGGCAGAATGCCCGCATCATTGCCCTCGAACCACAGGTCAATGAAACAACCCGGAATATTACGGTACGGGCCGTACTGACCTCGGGCAATACCAGTCCGGGCTCTTTTGCCAAGGTATATCTCCGGTCCAACAATAATAAACCCAGCATCCTGGTGCCTACCAACAGTATTATTCCCGAGGCACAAAGCAAGAAAGTGGTTACGGTAAAAGGTGGCAAGGCCACGTTCGTAACCGTTGAAACGGGCGACCGCCTGGCCGATGTGGTGGAAGTGACCAAAGGACTTCAGCAGGGTGATACCGTAGTTGTGTCAGGCGTATTGTTTGCCCGGCCCGATGCCCCGGTCAAAGTGAGAAGCGTGAGAAATCTGAAAGTGGCAGGTAAGTAG
- a CDS encoding efflux RND transporter permease subunit, whose product MNISELSLKRPVLAVVMNLLIILFGVVGYNFLSLRDYPAIDPPIVNVRTSYTGANADIIESQITEPLEKSINGIPAIKSISSSSQIGSSNITVEFNLEADLEGAANDVRDKVSQAQRNLPQDIDAPPVVSKADANSDFILLLAVQSPSKGLLELSDYAENVLQQSLQTIDGVSAINIFGQKRYAMRIWLDPDKMNAYNVSFNDINSTLASENVELPAGKIYGQSTELTIRTMGRLTSENDFKNLVIRNDSTGIVRLGNLAKIELGPENEEQSWKYNGMYAVGLAVIPQPGANYVQISDEFNRRLAEIQKSNKSDITFSVLIDNTQLVRQSIEEVEETLFIAFALVVIVILFFFRNLLVAVRPLIDIPISLVATFFVMYLFGFSINILTLLGIVLATGLVVDDGIVVTENIFRKLESGLPIRQAALEGSREIFFAVISTSLTLAVVFLPVIFLEGFVGSLFREFGIVVASAVLISAFVSLTITPVLNVFLNRKNAGHGWFYNKTEPFFEGMENGYNRALSGFMKARWISWVLVVICGVLIWFTYSNLQSELAPMEDRNSIRFNLSAPEGTSFDQMQGVSDELTNFLNDSVPERAFTFSATPGFGGGGMNSATGRIGLVPSGERRRSQNDIAQDINKKLARFNDARIFATQEQTISVGIGSRGSLPVQFVLQNLDFEKLYDVLPKFLEEARQDPTFQNVDVNLKFNKPEIRLTIDRLKARDLGLSTTDVAATIQSAFSGRRLAYFIMNGQQYQVIGQVERDERNKPADIEKLYVRNNRGENIPLTAVVKMEEQSGPPTIYHYNRYKSATVSASLVEGKTIGDGVEAMRRIGNKLLDESFQTSLTGPSRDFEESSSNTSFAFGLALLLVYLVLAGQFESFTDPFIIMITVPLALAGALLSLYAFGLTINIFSQIGMIMLIGLVTKNGILIVEFANQKREQGMSRTAAAIESATQRLRPILMTSLATAFGALPIALSLGAAATSRVPLGVVIVGGLTFSLILTLFVIPAIYTFISPKKHKVTEEQKMAQEMAV is encoded by the coding sequence ATGAATATCTCCGAACTATCCCTAAAACGGCCGGTACTGGCGGTCGTGATGAACCTACTGATCATCCTGTTCGGGGTTGTAGGTTATAACTTTCTTTCCCTGCGGGACTATCCCGCCATTGATCCGCCGATCGTGAACGTGCGCACCAGCTATACGGGTGCCAATGCCGATATCATTGAAAGCCAGATTACCGAACCGCTTGAAAAAAGCATCAATGGTATTCCGGCGATCAAAAGTATCAGCTCATCCAGCCAGATCGGGTCCAGCAACATTACCGTGGAATTCAACCTGGAAGCTGACCTCGAAGGTGCCGCCAACGACGTCCGCGACAAGGTAAGCCAGGCACAGCGGAACCTGCCGCAGGATATTGATGCACCTCCGGTTGTAAGCAAAGCCGATGCGAACAGTGATTTTATCCTCCTCCTGGCCGTACAGAGCCCTTCCAAAGGTTTGCTAGAACTGAGTGATTATGCGGAAAATGTACTGCAGCAAAGCCTGCAGACCATTGATGGCGTAAGTGCGATTAATATTTTCGGGCAAAAGCGCTATGCCATGCGCATCTGGCTTGATCCCGATAAGATGAACGCCTACAACGTTTCTTTCAACGATATCAACAGTACGCTAGCGTCCGAAAACGTAGAGCTTCCCGCGGGAAAAATTTACGGTCAGAGTACCGAACTGACGATCCGGACCATGGGCCGGCTTACGAGTGAGAATGACTTTAAAAATCTGGTCATACGCAATGACAGTACCGGGATTGTGCGGCTGGGCAATCTTGCCAAAATAGAGCTGGGCCCTGAAAATGAGGAGCAAAGCTGGAAATACAACGGCATGTACGCAGTAGGTCTGGCCGTAATTCCGCAGCCCGGCGCCAACTACGTGCAGATCTCCGACGAGTTCAATCGCAGGCTTGCCGAAATTCAGAAATCCAATAAGTCTGACATTACATTCAGCGTACTGATCGACAACACGCAACTTGTGCGGCAGTCGATCGAGGAAGTGGAGGAAACATTGTTCATCGCCTTTGCGCTGGTGGTGATCGTGATCCTTTTCTTTTTCCGAAACCTGCTGGTAGCCGTCCGGCCGCTGATTGATATTCCTATCTCGCTGGTTGCCACATTTTTTGTCATGTATCTGTTTGGTTTTTCCATTAACATTTTGACACTGCTCGGGATTGTACTGGCGACGGGGCTCGTGGTGGATGACGGGATTGTGGTGACAGAAAATATTTTCCGCAAGCTGGAAAGCGGACTGCCGATCCGGCAGGCTGCACTGGAAGGAAGCCGGGAGATTTTCTTTGCGGTAATTTCTACCTCACTCACCTTGGCAGTGGTGTTCCTGCCCGTGATCTTCCTGGAAGGTTTTGTCGGAAGTCTTTTCCGCGAATTTGGTATTGTCGTCGCTTCCGCGGTATTGATCTCCGCATTTGTTTCACTCACCATCACCCCCGTGCTGAACGTATTCCTGAACAGGAAAAATGCGGGTCACGGGTGGTTTTACAACAAAACAGAACCCTTCTTTGAGGGAATGGAAAATGGCTACAACCGTGCACTCAGCGGATTTATGAAGGCTCGCTGGATATCATGGGTGCTGGTTGTGATATGCGGAGTACTGATCTGGTTCACATATTCCAATCTTCAGAGTGAGCTGGCGCCGATGGAAGACCGGAACAGCATCCGGTTTAACCTGTCGGCACCGGAGGGAACGAGCTTTGACCAGATGCAGGGTGTTTCGGACGAGCTGACGAATTTTCTGAATGACTCAGTGCCTGAGCGGGCATTTACATTTTCAGCCACGCCGGGTTTCGGCGGAGGTGGTATGAACAGCGCTACGGGACGAATCGGGCTGGTACCTTCCGGCGAGCGCAGACGCAGCCAGAACGACATTGCGCAGGATATCAATAAAAAACTGGCACGTTTTAACGACGCCAGGATCTTTGCCACCCAGGAGCAGACCATTTCCGTGGGGATCGGATCCAGAGGTTCGCTGCCTGTACAGTTTGTCTTGCAAAATCTTGATTTTGAAAAACTTTACGACGTCTTGCCAAAATTCCTGGAAGAAGCCCGTCAGGACCCTACATTCCAGAACGTCGATGTCAACCTGAAATTCAACAAGCCCGAAATCAGGCTTACGATCGACCGTCTGAAAGCACGCGATCTCGGACTCTCGACCACCGATGTGGCGGCAACGATCCAGTCAGCATTCAGCGGGCGGCGCCTTGCCTATTTTATCATGAATGGCCAGCAATACCAGGTGATCGGGCAGGTTGAGCGCGATGAGCGCAACAAGCCGGCCGACATTGAGAAACTGTATGTCCGCAATAATCGCGGAGAAAATATCCCGCTTACTGCAGTAGTTAAAATGGAAGAACAAAGCGGCCCGCCGACCATTTACCACTACAACCGGTACAAAAGTGCGACCGTCTCTGCTTCATTGGTGGAAGGAAAAACAATTGGTGACGGTGTAGAGGCCATGCGCCGGATCGGCAACAAGCTGCTTGATGAAAGTTTTCAGACTTCACTGACGGGACCTTCGCGCGACTTCGAAGAAAGCTCATCCAATACCAGCTTTGCATTCGGACTTGCCTTATTGCTCGTGTACCTGGTGCTCGCGGGTCAGTTTGAAAGCTTTACAGATCCGTTTATCATCATGATCACTGTGCCGCTTGCATTGGCTGGGGCCTTGCTGAGCCTGTATGCATTTGGACTTACCATCAACATTTTCTCGCAGATCGGGATGATCATGCTGATCGGGCTGGTGACGAAAAACGGGATTCTTATTGTTGAGTTTGCAAACCAGAAACGGGAGCAGGGCATGAGCAGGACCGCAGCTGCAATTGAATCGGCCACCCAGCGACTACGTCCTATCCTGATGACGAGCTTAGCTACGGCTTTCGGCGCATTGCCCATTGCATTGAGCCTGGGCGCGGCTGCTACCAGCCGGGTACCACTCGGGGTTGTGATCGTAGGCGGACTTACATTTTCACTGATCCTGACGCTCTTTGTAATTCCGGCTATTTACACCTTTATTTCCCCTAAAAAGCACAAAGTCACGGAAGAACAGAAAATGGCCCAGGAAATGGCCGTTTAG